The Methylobacterium currus genome contains a region encoding:
- a CDS encoding SMP-30/gluconolactonase/LRE family protein: protein MNRRDVLAGAAALTATTVAARAERLPLGDLPGTRYPDPRVEVLDKRFRYKVGNAAIERIATGFRWAEGPVYFRDGGYLLWSDIPNNRIMRWLENGHVSVFRTNANYSNGNTRDRQGRLITCEHDTRRVTRTEPDGKITVLIDKFDGKPLNAPNDVVVASDNAVWFTDPGYGIDGFYEGHKDKAELPTRVYRLDPSTGQAKVVAEGIDRPNGLAFSPDEKILYVVDSGATHGGRSNIRAFNVEGDRLTGDRVFAEGFAPGFTDGLRTDVEGNVWCSMGWADPKEDGVRCYTPSGDLIGKIHLPETCANLCFGGPKKNRLFMTASTSVYAVYVETQGAMVP from the coding sequence ATGAACCGACGTGACGTCCTCGCGGGCGCCGCCGCCCTGACGGCGACAACGGTCGCGGCGCGGGCCGAGCGCCTGCCCCTCGGCGACCTGCCGGGCACCCGCTATCCCGACCCGCGGGTCGAGGTGCTGGACAAGCGCTTCCGCTACAAGGTCGGCAATGCCGCGATCGAGCGCATCGCCACCGGCTTCCGCTGGGCCGAAGGCCCGGTCTATTTCCGGGACGGCGGCTATCTCCTGTGGAGCGACATCCCCAACAACCGGATCATGCGCTGGCTCGAGAACGGCCATGTCAGCGTGTTCCGGACGAACGCGAACTACTCGAACGGCAACACCCGCGACCGGCAGGGCCGGCTGATCACCTGCGAGCACGACACCCGAAGGGTGACCCGCACCGAGCCGGACGGAAAGATCACCGTGCTGATCGACAAGTTCGACGGCAAGCCGCTCAACGCCCCCAACGACGTGGTGGTGGCTTCCGACAACGCGGTCTGGTTCACCGATCCGGGCTACGGCATCGACGGGTTCTACGAGGGCCACAAGGACAAGGCGGAGCTGCCGACCCGGGTCTACCGGCTCGATCCCTCGACCGGCCAGGCCAAGGTCGTGGCGGAAGGCATCGACCGGCCGAACGGGCTCGCCTTCTCGCCCGACGAGAAGATCCTCTACGTGGTCGATTCCGGCGCGACCCATGGCGGGCGCTCGAACATCCGCGCATTCAACGTCGAGGGCGACCGGCTCACCGGCGACCGGGTCTTCGCCGAAGGCTTCGCGCCGGGCTTCACCGATGGCTTGCGCACCGACGTCGAGGGCAACGTCTGGTGCTCGATGGGCTGGGCCGACCCGAAGGAGGACGGGGTGCGCTGCTACACGCCGTCCGGCGACCTCATCGGCAAGATCCATCTGCCGGAGACCTGCGCCAACCTCTGCTTCGGCGGTCCGAAGAAGAACCGGCTGTTCATGACCGCGAGCACGTCGGTCTACGCGGTGTACGTGGAAACGCAGGGCGCGATGGTGCCGTAG
- a CDS encoding antitoxin, giving the protein MAVAKLFMSGGSQAVRLPREFRFDGSAVEIFRRGDEVVLRERPTHLSVLLDIIDSMPADMLTDLHDGLPEEREGL; this is encoded by the coding sequence ATGGCCGTCGCGAAGCTCTTCATGTCCGGCGGGAGCCAAGCCGTCAGACTGCCGCGGGAATTTCGCTTCGACGGCAGCGCGGTCGAGATTTTTCGCCGCGGCGACGAGGTCGTCCTGCGCGAGCGCCCAACCCATCTCTCCGTTCTCCTCGACATCATCGACAGTATGCCCGCCGACATGCTGACCGATCTGCATGATGGCCTACCGGAGGAACGCGAGGGCCTGTGA
- a CDS encoding type II toxin-antitoxin system VapC family toxin, producing the protein MTPRYLLDRNIIIALRRKRPRSVVARLTTLGIGEAVMSPVTYGELCFGAEKSVDRDAAFAALARLVAVVPIAIAEPDETGRRYGAIRAKLGRQGQIIGGNELWIAAHALAAGLTLVTGNVGEFSHVPGLTIEDWTA; encoded by the coding sequence GTGACGCCTCGCTACCTGCTCGATAGGAACATCATCATAGCGCTTCGACGCAAGCGGCCACGCTCGGTCGTCGCCCGACTGACGACGCTCGGCATCGGCGAAGCGGTCATGTCGCCGGTGACCTACGGAGAGCTGTGTTTCGGGGCGGAGAAGAGCGTGGATCGTGATGCCGCTTTCGCGGCTCTCGCCCGACTGGTTGCGGTCGTGCCAATCGCGATTGCCGAGCCCGACGAGACCGGCCGCCGCTATGGCGCCATCCGAGCCAAACTCGGGCGTCAAGGTCAGATCATCGGCGGCAACGAACTCTGGATCGCCGCTCACGCCCTCGCGGCCGGGCTGACGCTCGTGACCGGGAACGTGGGCGAGTTCAGCCACGTGCCCGGCCTCACGATCGAGGATTGGACGGCCTGA
- a CDS encoding malate/lactate/ureidoglycolate dehydrogenase, producing the protein MQIAAAGLTAYVRDIFSREGCSDAEAERIGRYLVAANLTGHDSHGVIRVPRYVAWLQEGEVEADRTPEVVSDGPAFALVDAHFGFGQTAGPFATELGIRKARETGVAIVALRHAGHLGRIGEWAEQAAAAGLVSVHFVNVAGSLLVAPFGSVDRRFSTAPFAAGFPVQGAEPVILDFATSAVAEGKVLVASQGGKPLPEGVLIEPDGRLSADPATLYGPLDGLERDNRNGAGAIRAFGEHKGSGLALMCELLAGALTGSGTAGPGARRFCNGMLSLYMTPEAFGSEDAMVRETRAYLDFFKSARPVPGGEVLLPGEPERRTRAKRLAEGVPLPDPVWETLLAAGRPHGLDGNAYRG; encoded by the coding sequence ACATCTTTTCGCGCGAAGGCTGCTCGGACGCGGAGGCCGAGCGGATCGGCCGCTACCTCGTCGCCGCCAACCTGACGGGGCACGACAGCCACGGGGTGATCCGGGTGCCGCGCTACGTCGCCTGGCTGCAGGAGGGCGAGGTCGAGGCCGACCGCACGCCGGAGGTGGTGAGCGACGGCCCGGCCTTCGCCCTCGTCGACGCCCATTTCGGCTTCGGCCAGACCGCCGGTCCCTTCGCGACCGAACTCGGCATCCGCAAGGCGCGCGAGACCGGCGTCGCCATCGTGGCCCTGCGCCATGCCGGTCATCTCGGCCGCATCGGCGAATGGGCCGAGCAGGCCGCCGCCGCCGGCCTCGTCTCGGTGCATTTCGTCAACGTGGCGGGCAGCCTCCTCGTCGCGCCCTTCGGCTCGGTCGACCGGCGCTTCTCGACCGCGCCCTTCGCGGCGGGCTTCCCGGTTCAGGGCGCCGAGCCGGTGATCCTCGACTTCGCCACCTCCGCGGTCGCCGAGGGTAAGGTGCTCGTCGCCTCGCAGGGCGGCAAGCCGCTCCCCGAGGGCGTGCTGATCGAGCCCGACGGGCGGCTCTCGGCCGATCCCGCGACCCTGTACGGCCCCCTCGACGGCCTGGAGCGCGACAACCGCAATGGCGCCGGCGCGATCCGGGCCTTCGGCGAGCACAAGGGCTCGGGGCTGGCGCTGATGTGCGAATTGCTCGCCGGTGCGCTCACCGGCTCGGGCACCGCCGGGCCGGGCGCGCGGCGCTTCTGCAACGGGATGCTGTCGCTGTATATGACGCCGGAGGCCTTCGGCTCCGAGGATGCGATGGTGCGCGAGACCCGCGCCTATCTCGATTTCTTCAAGAGCGCCCGCCCGGTGCCCGGCGGCGAGGTGCTGCTGCCGGGCGAGCCGGAGCGGCGGACCCGGGCCAAGCGCCTGGCCGAGGGCGTGCCGCTGCCCGATCCGGTCTGGGAGACGCTGCTGGCGGCGGGGCGGCCGCATGGGCTGGATGGGAACGCGTATCGGGGGTGA